CCTGAGTCCTCCGCTTCCCCCAGCTGACCGTGGCTGTGCACAATGTGCCAGACCTCAGCGCCGGCGTGAGCTGTGCCTTTGAGGAGGTGACCGAGAGCGAGGCCATCCTGCTGCCCTCCGGGGAGCTACGCTGCCCCTCACCTTCCTTCCAGGAGCTCCGGGCTCTCACCCGGGGGCACGGTCAGTGGGTTGGGGCTGCCTGGGTCGGGGGCATCCTCTGTCTTAGGCTCACTCAGGGCCACCCCTGGGCTCGCTGCAGGGGCCACGCGCACTGTGCGGCTGCAGCTGCTCTCCAAGGAGACCGGTGTGAGGTTTGCGGGGGCCGACTTTGTCTTCTACAACTGCAGCGTCCTCCAGTCGTGAGTGCTGGCCTTCGTGGCCTCACGTCTCTATGTACCCATGTGCTGCTTGTGCCTTGGGTCCCCTGTGTGTCCCACAGGGGGGACGGTCGGGGGCCAGGCCAGTCTTCTTGGTCTTTCTGAAGCCTCTCCCCTCCAGGTGCATGTCCTGCGTTGGCAGCCCTTACCCCTGCCACTGGTGTAAGTACCGCCACATGTGTACCAGCCACCCCAACGAGTGCTCCTTCCAGGAGGGCAGGGTCCACAGCCCTGAGGTGAGGCGGGCGCCACACGCGTGTGTGAGGGGACTGGGCTCCGCGCGTGCGGGCCCCTGgcttttttgccttttctgccTTTGATCATTGTCTAGGAGCCTCCTCGATGTGGGGCTGGCCTGGCTGGGCCCGGACGGCAGCAATCTGTGTGCGGCTGACAGGCGTTCTCCCCTCAGGGCTGCCCGGAGATCCTGCCCAGTGGGGACCTCTTGATCCCCGTGGGCGTCATGCAGCCTCTCACGCTACGGGCCAAGAACCTGCCACAGCCGCAGTCAGGCCAGAAGAGCTATGAGTGTGTGGTGCGGGTGCAGGGGCGGCAGCAGCGGGTGCCCGCCATCCGCTTCAACAGCAGCAGCGTGCAGTGCCAGAATGCCTCGGTGAGGCCCCCGCCGCCCTCGGGGGTCTGGGTGGTGCAGGTCCAGGCATGGTGCAGATCTGTGCCCAGCAACTTGGTCTAGAAGCCTCAGGTGACTGCGGCAGGAGACTTCCTGAGTCTCCTGCTTGGGACTCCTGAGCTGAGGGGTCTGTGCACCTTCACTGGGGTCACACGGGTCCCTCCCCCCAGTACTCCTATGAAGGTGACGAGTATGGTGATACTGAGCTGGACTTCTCCGTGGTTTGGGATGGAGATTTCCCCATCGACAAGCCTGCTACCTTCCGAGGTGAGGAGTGAGCTGGGGCTGAGGAGCTTGCCTCCTCTGGGGCAGACTAGGCAGAAGCTGGGGCCCGGGCTGGCAGGGGGACCCTTGGTCCAGGCCCTTGGTGCCCCTGGCTCCCTGTAACTGCTTGCCAGCAGTGCCCTCTGTGCCCACAGCCCTCCTGTACAAGTGCTGGGCACAGCGGCCcagctgtggcctctgcctcaagGCTGACCCCCGCTTCAACTGCGGCTGGTGCGTCTCGGAACACAGGTGCCAGCTGCGGGCCCACTGCCCGTCCCCTAAGACCAACTGGATGCACCCAAACCAGAAGGGTACACGCTGCAGCCACCCCCGCATCGCCCAGGTCAGTCTCCCGCTACCCGCCACCCTCTGGGTACCCATGAGTCTCGGCTCACCCTCTCACCTCCTGTCCTGTTCTGCAGATCCACCCGCTTATGGGACCCAAGGAGGGAGGCACCCGGATCACCATTGTGGGCGAGAACCTGGGTCTCACCTCCCGAGAGGTGGGCCTGCGGGTGGCCGGTGTGCGCTGCAACTCCATCCCTGCTGAGTATATCAGTGCCGAGAGGTGAGTGTAGCCCCATGGCCCTGGGGCCCCGCCCGCCGCGCCGGACCTGACCTCCTCTGTCCCCTAGGATCGTGTGTGAGATGGAGGAGTCGCTGGTGCCCAGCCCGCCACCCGGGCCTGCAGAGCTCTGCGTGGGTGACTGCTCGGCTGACTTCCGCACACAGTCTGAGCAGCTCTACAGCTTCGTGGTGCGTAGCCAgcccacccctttccctctccagccccttcTGAGGGGGGTGCGGCCCagacccagccccagctgcctccCCCCGCCTCAGGGCTGCTTCTCCCACAGACACCAATGTTCAACCGCGTGACTCCCAGTCGGGGCCCAGCCTCAGGGGGCACGCGACTCACCATCTCCGGGAGTTCTCTGGACGCCGGCAGCAGGGTCACAGTGACTGTGAGAGATGGCGAGTGCCAGTTCGTGAGGTGGGCCAAGGCCATCCCAGCCTGGGGCTGAGTATTGGATAGGGGACCGGCAGGGCCAGTgggtggcagccctgggccaCCGCCTCCAAGTGCCCCACTCACTGATGTAGGAGAGATGCTGAGGCGATTGTGTGCATCTCGCCCATCTCCACCCTGGGCCCAAGCCAGGCTCCCATCACCCTGGCCATTGACCGCGCCAACATCTCCAGTCCTGGAGTCCTCTACACCTACACCCAGGACCCCACCGTCACTCGCCTTGAACCCACCTGGAGCATCATCAAGTAAGACCGCAGGGGAGCAGGGCCCACCTAGCAtagagggggctggggctggggcccgcAAGCTCCTGTCCTGGGGCCTTGCCCCGTGACTGAGGCCTCAGGCATCAAGATACACCTCCTCTGAGCCTGAGCCCTCACCGGCAGAGAGGGCAAGCTCCTCCCGAGCACACGGCATTGGGCACCCACCGGTGGACCCAAATGGGGAGGTCCTGGGCCCCCatgggcagggtgggggcagtggggaggaaggCTGAGGCCCCTCACCCCTGTCCCTAGTGGAAGCACAGCCATCACTGTGAGTGGGACCCACCTGCTGACGGTTCAGGAGCCCCGGGTCCGGGCCAAGTACCGGGGCATCGAGACCACCAATGTGAGTGCCAgctgccttcctcctgcccctgacGCCCTGCCACCTGTGGCCCCATGTGCCAGGCTGCCCCTTTTCATCCCTGCAGACGTGCCACGTGATCAACGACACTGCCATGCTGTGCAAGGCCCCTGGCATCTTCCTGGGGCGGCCCCAGCTGCAGGCCCAGGGCGAGCACCCAGATGAGTTTGGCTTCCTGCTGGACCACGTGCAGACCGCCCGCTCCCTCAACCGGTCCTCTTTCACCTACTACCCCGACCCCAGCTTCGAGCCGCTGGGGCCCTCTGGTGTCCTGGATGTCAAACCGGGCTCCCACGTCGTGCTGAAGGTGCCTGCGAGGTGGGGCACAGGGACAGGAGTgtagggaggcagggagacctggCTGACCCAGCCCTCTACCCGCAGGGCAAGAATCTGATCCCTGCAGCAGCTGGCAGCTCCCGCCTCAACTACACGGTGCTGATTGGGGGCCAGCCATGTGCGCTCACTGTCTCAGACACGCAACTCCTGTGTGACTCCCCGCGCCAGACAGGCCGGCAGCCTGTCATGGTGGGTAGCGGGGAGGGAGGCCACCAGGGGAGCTTGGGAGTACTGTGAGGGTCAGCTCACGGCGAGCCTGTCCCCGCAGGTGCTGGTGGGCGGCTTGGAGTTCTGGCTGGGCACCCTGCACATCACGGCCGAGCGGGCGCTGACCCTGCCAGCCATGGTGGGGCTGGCAGCGGGGGGTGGGCTCTTGCTGCTGGCCATCACCGTGGTGCTGGTCGCCTACAAACGCAAGACTCAGGACGCAGACCGCACGCTGAAGCGGCTGCAGCTACAGATGGACAACTTGGAGTCCCGGGTGGCCCTGGAATGCAAGGAAGgtgcctgggtgggggtgggggtgcagggtggggggtggggggcctccctcctccctcctccctcctcctgctctgctCATTCTCACCACCCtcggccctcccctccccagcctttgCTGAGCTGCAGACGGACATCAATGAGCTGACAAACCACATGGATGGGGTGCAGATCCCATTCCTGGATTACCGGACCTACGCTGTGCGTGTGCTCTTCCCGGGCATTGAGGCCCACCCGGTGCTCAAGGAGCTGGACGTGAGTCCCCACCACGACCTGCCCGTGCCCCCCAGGGCCACCCCCGCCCCTCTGAgacagcctgtcccccgcagACCCCCCCCAACGTCGAGAAGGCGCTGCGTCTCTTTGGGCAGCTGCTGCACAGCCGCGCCTTCGTGCTCACCTTCATCCACACGCTGGAGGCCCAGCGCAGCTTCTCCATGCGCGACCGTGGCACGGTGGCCTCTCTCACCATGGTGGCCCTGCAGAGCCGCCTCGATTACGCCACAGGGCTGCTCAAGCAACTGCTGGCGGACCTCATAGAGAAAAACCTTGAGAGCAAGAACCACCCTAAGCTGCTGCTGCGCAGGTACTTGgccgccccacccctgccagccctgccctgggtaGGCCCCACCCTTgtagcctggccctgcctggctgGGGCCCTAGCACCTCTCTCGACCTAGGACCGAGTCAGTGGCTGAGAAGATGCTTACCAACTGGTTCACCTTCCTGCTGCATAAATTCCTGAAGGTAGGTGGAGAGGGCAGGCCGCTGGGAGGTGAGTGGGGAAGCTGCCGGCTGTCAGGCAGGCAGCAAGCTGtgtgcctgcctgcccgcccacAGGAGTGTGCCGGGGAGCCGCTCTTCCTGCTGTACTGTGCCATCAAGCAGCAGATGGAGAAGGGCCCCATCGATGCCATCACAGGCGAGGCGCGCTACTCCCTGAGCGAGGACAAGCTCATCCGGCAGCAGATCGACTACAAGACACTGGTGAGTGGGTGGCTAAGTGGGCAGGGCTCCGGGCCCAAGGGGACATCACCCAGAACCCTCCCTGTGGTCTCCCTGGCCCACAGACCCTGCACTGTGTGTGCCCGGAGAGTGAGGGCAGCACTCAGGTCCCGGTGAAGGTTCTCAACTGTGACAGTATCACCCAGGCCAAAGACAAGCTGCTGGATGCTGTGTACAAGGGCATCCCATACTCCCAGCGCCCTAAAGCCGAGGACATGGACCTAGGTGAGGCCTCTGCCCGCCTCCTGTGGCCGTGTTACCTTGGCTGGCATTTGCGCTCCCCAGCTGAGCTCTGTACCCTGAGGGGAGTGGCCCGGGGTCTCAGGTGATCCTATGCAGGACCCCAGAGCTGTCTGTGGCCTACAGAGTGGCGTCAGGGCCGCATGGCCCGCATCATTCTCCAGGATGAGGATGTCACCACCAAGATCGAGTATGACTGGAAGAGGGTCAACTCGCTGGCACACTACCAGGTGAGGAGCTGGAGGTGCCCTCACTGCCAGGGCCCCCGGGAGCCATGGCCCGGCCCTGCTGCTCCCCCTCTCACCCCCGCACCCAGGCCTTCCTCGGGGAGCATTGGGAGCTGCCCTGCATGGGCCCTGCCGGGTCTGGATAGATGGTGGCTCAGGCCCCTTGGCGTCCCAGCCTCCCACATTGCCCCCTCTCTATCTCCGGGGTCTCCAGGTGACAGATGGTTCCTTGGTGGCCCTGGTGCCCAAACAAGTGTCAGCCTATAACATGGCCAACTCCTTCACCTTCACCCGCTCCCTCAGCCGCTATGGTAGGTGTCCTCCGTGGGGTGATCTCTGCTGGCCCTGTGCCCTTCAAGGCTGTGTCAGCTGTCACTGGGAGTGCCCTGGCCGAATGGTCAGCTGGGCTCTGGCAGCCTTCCTGGACCCTGCTCTCGGAAGGTCTCCAGTTCCTGAGAGCCTTGAAGGGCAGTGGGCCAGTGAGAGCCGATGGGCCCCTTCGGCCTGCAGGGACCCGTGGCCAGAGTAGGGCAAGAGCCCTAAGGGGCACCCATCTCTGCCCCAGAGAGCTTGCTCCGCACGGCCAGCAGCCCCGACAGCCTTCGCTCTCGGGCGCCCATGATCACTCCTGACCAGGAGACAGGCACCAAGCTGTGGCATCTAGTGAAGAACCACGACCATGTCGATCACCGAGAGGGAGACCGTGGCAGCAAGATGGTCTCGGAGATCTACCTGACGCGGCTCCTGGCCACCAAGGTGCGGGCTGGCCCTGCACCACTGTGGCTTAGCACAGATACTTCCTagctgggcctgggccctggggtTGGCCGGGCTGCCTGGGGAAAGGACCGTGAGATTGTTCAAATCACAATGGACTTTTCAAGGCCTTTGCTACGGGaactcccacccaccccaggctggAGGCCGAGCCTCTCCCTGAGCTGTTGGCCAGCCAGGGAAGCCCTGCTCATTGCAGAATCTCTCTGTTCCCATCTGTCTTGCTGTGGGGACATCCCACCCTGGATCCCTCTCAGCCTGTGCCTTTGCTGCACCCCTGCAGGGCACGCTACAGAAGTTCGTGGACGATCTCTTTGAGACCGTGTTCAGCACGGCGCACCGGGGCTCGGCCCTGCCCTTGGCCATCAAGTACATGTTTGACTTCCTGGATGAGCAGGCCGACCAGCGGCAGATCAGCGATCCTGATGTGCGCCACACCTGGAAGAGCAACTGGTACTGCCCGTGCTAGGCCGCTGCAGGACCTCTGGGGATGGGTGGGCAGAAGAGGTTGAGGGCTTTGCCAAGACTCAGGGACTACAGTCAGGGTGACTGATGGGGGCTGGAGCAGTCATCCTGGCAGGAGAGGACAGAGGCCTGGCATCAGTGGGGCCAGCAAGCAAGTAGAGCACATGGGCATGATTCCGGAGGTGGGGGCTCTGTGGGGCAACTGGGCAGGTGTGGTGTCAGTAGTGGGGCCAGCACCCAGAGGTGGCCCCTAGCCCTCCAGGGCTTTGAGGCTGTGATACTGGTGACACAGAGCAGAGATGCTGGAAGCAAGTCCAGGTGGTCGCTGTGTGGAGGGTTGGGGTAGGAGGCATTGAGACTCACTGAGGACAGAAGGCCATTTACTCTTACTTCTCACTGCTTAAAGTCTggcagaaaattaaaagaaaaggctGCTCTCAGTGGCCCCAGTCGCTCCTGCTGCCTGTGGGCCAGACGTGGCCAGACAGTGGCTGTGGAGGTGAGCGCTGACAGGAGGGTGCTCCTGGTGAGACTGGGGAGCTGCGGGTATCTGTCCCTCTGTCCAGCCTGCCCCTGCGCTTCTGGGTGAACGTGATCAAGAACCCGCAGTTCGTGTTCGACATCCACAAGAGCAGCATCACGGACGCCTGCCTGTCGGTGGTGGCCCAGACCTTCATGGACTCCTGCTCCACGTCTGAGCACCGCTTGGGCAAGGACTCGCCCTCCAACAAGCTGCTCTATGCCAAGGACATCCCCAACTACAAGAGCTGGGTGGAGAGGTGGGCCCTACCCTGTggtggggcgggaggtggggcCAGGAAGCCCCGGGGACACTGCTGCTAAGTGAGGGGGCAGGAGCTGCCTTCCCTGGGCAGGCTTGTGTGAGGTGGGCTGGCTTCAGGAGAAAGGCCCAGAGGCTGGCCTGGCCACCAGGGCCGGGGCTTTGGCTTCTGTGGCACCTGCAGGTGTGACCTACATAGGGTCCCAACAGGTACTACCGGGACATAGCAAAGATGGCATCCATCAGTGACCAGGACATGGACGCCTATCTGGTGGAGCAGTCTCGTCTCCATGCCAGTGACTTCAATGTCCTAAGTGCACTCAGCGAGCTCTACTTCTATGTCACCAAGTACCGCCAGGAGGTGCGTGCCACCCCCATGGGACCCCAGGATCTGGCTCTGAGGGTGCAGCCAGTGGCAATGGCAGGTGTTTGGTGGGCCTCAGGGACCCACCTCTCAGATGACTCACAATTTCTCCCCAGAACAGGCCCTTAAGCTAGCCCATCTGTAGATGCTGGGATTTGATGAACCCAGGAGAGAAGCCACGGGCTGGAGCACAAAGTTCTGGCTGGGCAAAAGTTGAGGGCCAGGAgcatggggaggggtgggctgacggggatggggtggggccaGAAGGAGGGTGGGTCAGCCCATTGCCCGGTTTGTGGCTGATGTCAGTAAGCAGGGAAGGCAGGTGTGGGCTTCAGGATTGTATTCTTGGCTGGAGAGAACGTGTGAGTCAGGACAGGGCCCTGAAAACACTGAGCCCAGATGAGCGAACCAGGCTAGGGGTGGGGGCCATGGGCCACTGTAGAGGGAGAAGCGGCGCCAGCACTGAGAGCCCTGGGACACTCagagggggcagagaagaggggcAGCCGGCAGCGGAGCGGAGTCCGAGGGGGTTGGGAGGGCCCCCAGGGCTGCGCTCGGGCTGTGGCCAGGAGGAGAAAGTGCTGCACTGGGGGAGGATTTGGGGTTGAGGAGCAGCGGGAGGATGTCTGCTGAGGCTTCAGAGAGGTTGCAGCCCCGCCCACGTGCCCAGGGCcccggtggggagagggaggcagagggggacAGCACTCCTGCTGGGGAGTGGGGGGGCTGGGCCGAGAGGGGCAACCCCTCCTCGAGAGCCCAGCTCgggccctcctcccccaggtgcTCACCGCTCTGGACCGAGATGCCTCTTGTCGGAAGCATAAGTTGCGCCAGAAGCTGGAACAGATCATCAGCCTCGTGTCCGGCAACAGCTAAGGGTGGCGGAACCGGTGAGGAGGGGGCTTCTCAGTCCTGAGCCGTCTTCGCGTCCCTCCCGGGAAGGGGGCGTCCCACGCCTGGGTCTCGGGCTGAGCCCTGGGCCCGGGGCGCAGGAAAGGACATCGGGCCAAGATGCCCCCGGCGCCCCGGGTCCCCTTCATTAGTGCCTTGCCTTGGGCCCTGTGTGGGGAGGGGTGACAGGACTAAGCCCCCCACCCCGGCAGCAGCAATACCCCCCGCCCTCGTGCGCAGGCGTCGTGACGGCCCCTGACCCCTTTACTATTTATACCCCGACcacctatttatttaatttatctctCCTCACCATCTCCATCTGTGAATCCCCGCCCCCAACGCCCTCCCCGGGGATGCTCCAAGATACACGCACCTCCTCTCCGTGCGCCCCCTGGCTCCCCTGTGACAGTCAGCCTTGGCCTGGCCTCTGGCCCCTCACCCTGGCCGAGGCTGCCCCCACCCACTCCGAGAGGGGGCCTGGGCACCAGCAGCACTCCGGGTGGGTGATGACCCCGAAGCTGCCCTCCGACGGTGGCTGTgccaagggggggggggggccgagGAAGCCCCTCCGAGCCTCTCGGGGATGGGACTGGAAACTCCTCCCAGGGCCCTGTTCTCCCTGAGCGCCTCGGGAGCTGTAACCAGGCTCGTCCGTCCGGGGCCTGCCCCTCCTTCTCCGGGCCCTACCTCCACATCCCTCCGTGTGGTCTGCGCGCGCCCAGACCCTCCCCCTCCgctgccctgtcctgtcctgGTCCTGGGCCTGCCCGAGGGGCCGGGGCCGAGGCAGCAGTGCCTTACTCCTTTGCTCTTCTGCCTCCTCTGAGGAAGCGGACCCCCGTCCCGCGGGCCTGGACACCCAATTtgctccttttttccttcttgcatgaggatttctttgttcatgtaattttttttcccctccaattaAAGTTGCGAGAATGCAGCCGGTGCGCGCCTttgtcggggggtggggggaggtggctgTTCCAGGCACGTGGAAGCAGGTGGGGAGACGGTTGGACTCTGGCTCAGCTGGACCCGCTGTGCGGGAGGAAGGGTGACTCACTGCAGGGTTTCTGAGGATTTGAGGAGGTCCAGGGCCCTGCCACTCCATCAGCAAGTCCTGGTGGCTCCATCTTCCAGGTccattcagtctgtttctttctccccacctccacggCCCCCAGACGGGTCCAGGCCGCCCTTGTCTCTTACCTGGAAGCCAGTGTCCCCGTTTCTGCCCCGGCTTTGTCTTTGTCTCTGAGTAAGAGGGGAGCCTGAGGGGTTTGGAACAGAGGAGCTTTGTGACCTGACTTAGGTGTTAAAGCCTCCAGCAGCTTGTGAGGTCCACCCGTGGGTGGAGTCACGGCAGCAGACCATGGTGGTGGATACACAACTCTGTGTTTGCTGAAACTCCTAATTTACAGTATGGAAGTCAGACCCGGCTCAACCTGACTTCAAACACAAACAAGTAAACACAAAGAGGTAAAAGAATACAGCGAAAGCGGTGTGGTTCAGGATCAGGAGTCAAGCCCTGACCAAGGGACGTCCCAGGACAAAGCTGTGCAGGCAGGCGGCCCACAGAGAACCAGACAGGAAGGGGAGAGAACTCGCCGAGGAAGATGGCCTTAAAACAACCACTATGTGGTTATGGAAACTAAGCCAATGAAGAAAACAAGGTCATTTTTAACCTCAGGGGAAAAAGAAACCCCAGTAAATGAAGAGAACAAAACcatttggggaggagggggaggggaaacgGGGCAGTGGCATGAAAGAGCTAAATTCTCACCTCCCCATCAAGAAGCGAGGTCTTAAAAaacgattttttaaaaagggagaaagaaaaagaacctcACTGAAGCCACCACAGCTGCTGCACGCGGTCAGGTGAGACTCTCCATCACCGTCGTCACATCACGACCACCGCCACCATCCCCACCGacagcacctccctccctccagcccacgTCAGGGTGCTCCAGGTTCTGTAAGGCAGGCTGTTCACCTGTGTGGAGTGACAGGGACCGGATCTGCCCTGCCACTTAACCTGAAAGAACTCCCTAGAACCaggcaaaatacatgaaacacaGGCTGTGAAGAGGGTGGCTGTCGGGCGGGGAAGGACAGTCAGGGCTCTCTGGGAGacgagaaaggaagagggaagccGTGCACTGGCCCCAGCTCACTGTCCCAGAGACCTTCCAGACGGAGTCCAGCCGGCTCCCTGGGTCTGGGGCCAGCCTGGTGGGCGGAggactggagaggagggagccCTGCACCCGGGCAGAGGGTCCCACGGGAGGACACACAGACCACCGAGCAGCACAGGctcctgaggaaactgaggccgggGACTGGGCCACCCCAGTGGATGAAAGGTAACTGCCCAGCGCTCAAGCAAGACAGGGACTTGCAGCTGTCCCCGCCGGCCAGAAGGGCAAACCTCGCCATTCAACAGGCATCGGGCCAGGGCTCAGAAGGGTGGACAAAAGATGGCTCCTCCACTGAAAGCCGCTCTGGTCCCAGGCAGCAGACCTTGAAAGACTCCAAGGGCAAAGGCTCAGTGTCTGACACTGAATCAAAAACTACCAGGGGATACAGAGCAGGAAAATCCAACCCTTAACTAGGAGAGAAATTCATCGCTGAACGGcctccagattggaaagga
This Camelus bactrianus isolate YW-2024 breed Bactrian camel chromosome X, ASM4877302v1, whole genome shotgun sequence DNA region includes the following protein-coding sequences:
- the PLXNA3 gene encoding plexin-A3 isoform X2 — translated: MPAVRLLPLFLLAVGGALDSSRPFPAFSVTDTTLTHLAVHRVTGEVFVGAVNRIFKLAPNLTELRVHVTGPVEDNAHCYPPPSMRVCAHRLAPVDNVNKLLLIDYAARRLVACGSIWQGICQFLRLDDLFKLGEPHHRKEHYLSGAQEPDSMAGVIVEQGQGPSKLFVGTSVDGKSEYFPTLSSRKLIGDEDGADMFSLVYQDEFVSSQIKIPSDTLSLYPAFDIYYIYGFVSASFVYFLTLQLDTQQTLLDTAGEKFFTSKIVRMCSGDSEFYSYVEFPIGCSWRGVEYRLVQSAHLAKPGLLLAQALGVPANEDVLFTIFSQGQKNRASPPRQTILCLFTLSDINAHIRRRIQSCYRGEGTLALPWLLNKELPCINTPMQINGNFCGLVLNQPLGGLHVIEGLPLLADSADGMASVAAYTYHQHSVVFIGTRSGSLKKVRVDGSQEAHLYETVPVVDGSPILRDLLFSPDHRHIYLLSEKQVSRLPVETCQQYPSCPACLGSGDPHCGWCVLQHRCCRKGACPGTSAPRGFAEELSQCVQVRVRPNNVSVTSPGVQLTVAVHNVPDLSAGVSCAFEEVTESEAILLPSGELRCPSPSFQELRALTRGHGATRTVRLQLLSKETGVRFAGADFVFYNCSVLQSCMSCVGSPYPCHWCKYRHMCTSHPNECSFQEGRVHSPEGCPEILPSGDLLIPVGVMQPLTLRAKNLPQPQSGQKSYECVVRVQGRQQRVPAIRFNSSSVQCQNASYSYEGDEYGDTELDFSVVWDGDFPIDKPATFRALLYKCWAQRPSCGLCLKADPRFNCGWCVSEHRCQLRAHCPSPKTNWMHPNQKGTRCSHPRIAQIHPLMGPKEGGTRITIVGENLGLTSREVGLRVAGVRCNSIPAEYISAERIVCEMEESLVPSPPPGPAELCVGDCSADFRTQSEQLYSFVTPMFNRVTPSRGPASGGTRLTISGSSLDAGSRVTVTVRDGECQFVRRDAEAIVCISPISTLGPSQAPITLAIDRANISSPGVLYTYTQDPTVTRLEPTWSIINGSTAITVSGTHLLTVQEPRVRAKYRGIETTNTCHVINDTAMLCKAPGIFLGRPQLQAQGEHPDEFGFLLDHVQTARSLNRSSFTYYPDPSFEPLGPSGVLDVKPGSHVVLKGKNLIPAAAGSSRLNYTVLIGGQPCALTVSDTQLLCDSPRQTGRQPVMVLVGGLEFWLGTLHITAERALTLPAMVGLAAGGGLLLLAITVVLVAYKRKTQDADRTLKRLQLQMDNLESRVALECKEAFAELQTDINELTNHMDGVQIPFLDYRTYAVRVLFPGIEAHPVLKELDTPPNVEKALRLFGQLLHSRAFVLTFIHTLEAQRSFSMRDRGTVASLTMVALQSRLDYATGLLKQLLADLIEKNLESKNHPKLLLRRTESVAEKMLTNWFTFLLHKFLKECAGEPLFLLYCAIKQQMEKGPIDAITGEARYSLSEDKLIRQQIDYKTLTLHCVCPESEGSTQVPVKVLNCDSITQAKDKLLDAVYKGIPYSQRPKAEDMDLEWRQGRMARIILQDEDVTTKIEYDWKRVNSLAHYQVTDGSLVALVPKQVSAYNMANSFTFTRSLSRYESLLRTASSPDSLRSRAPMITPDQETGTKLWHLVKNHDHVDHREGDRGSKMVSEIYLTRLLATKGTLQKFVDDLFETVFSTAHRGSALPLAIKYMFDFLDEQADQRQISDPDVRHTWKSNCLAEN
- the PLXNA3 gene encoding plexin-A3 isoform X1, whose translation is MPAVRLLPLFLLAVGGALDSSRPFPAFSVTDTTLTHLAVHRVTGEVFVGAVNRIFKLAPNLTELRVHVTGPVEDNAHCYPPPSMRVCAHRLAPVDNVNKLLLIDYAARRLVACGSIWQGICQFLRLDDLFKLGEPHHRKEHYLSGAQEPDSMAGVIVEQGQGPSKLFVGTSVDGKSEYFPTLSSRKLIGDEDGADMFSLVYQDEFVSSQIKIPSDTLSLYPAFDIYYIYGFVSASFVYFLTLQLDTQQTLLDTAGEKFFTSKIVRMCSGDSEFYSYVEFPIGCSWRGVEYRLVQSAHLAKPGLLLAQALGVPANEDVLFTIFSQGQKNRASPPRQTILCLFTLSDINAHIRRRIQSCYRGEGTLALPWLLNKELPCINTPMQINGNFCGLVLNQPLGGLHVIEGLPLLADSADGMASVAAYTYHQHSVVFIGTRSGSLKKVRVDGSQEAHLYETVPVVDGSPILRDLLFSPDHRHIYLLSEKQVSRLPVETCQQYPSCPACLGSGDPHCGWCVLQHRCCRKGACPGTSAPRGFAEELSQCVQVRVRPNNVSVTSPGVQLTVAVHNVPDLSAGVSCAFEEVTESEAILLPSGELRCPSPSFQELRALTRGHGATRTVRLQLLSKETGVRFAGADFVFYNCSVLQSCMSCVGSPYPCHWCKYRHMCTSHPNECSFQEGRVHSPEGCPEILPSGDLLIPVGVMQPLTLRAKNLPQPQSGQKSYECVVRVQGRQQRVPAIRFNSSSVQCQNASYSYEGDEYGDTELDFSVVWDGDFPIDKPATFRALLYKCWAQRPSCGLCLKADPRFNCGWCVSEHRCQLRAHCPSPKTNWMHPNQKGTRCSHPRIAQIHPLMGPKEGGTRITIVGENLGLTSREVGLRVAGVRCNSIPAEYISAERIVCEMEESLVPSPPPGPAELCVGDCSADFRTQSEQLYSFVTPMFNRVTPSRGPASGGTRLTISGSSLDAGSRVTVTVRDGECQFVRRDAEAIVCISPISTLGPSQAPITLAIDRANISSPGVLYTYTQDPTVTRLEPTWSIINGSTAITVSGTHLLTVQEPRVRAKYRGIETTNTCHVINDTAMLCKAPGIFLGRPQLQAQGEHPDEFGFLLDHVQTARSLNRSSFTYYPDPSFEPLGPSGVLDVKPGSHVVLKGKNLIPAAAGSSRLNYTVLIGGQPCALTVSDTQLLCDSPRQTGRQPVMVLVGGLEFWLGTLHITAERALTLPAMVGLAAGGGLLLLAITVVLVAYKRKTQDADRTLKRLQLQMDNLESRVALECKEAFAELQTDINELTNHMDGVQIPFLDYRTYAVRVLFPGIEAHPVLKELDTPPNVEKALRLFGQLLHSRAFVLTFIHTLEAQRSFSMRDRGTVASLTMVALQSRLDYATGLLKQLLADLIEKNLESKNHPKLLLRRTESVAEKMLTNWFTFLLHKFLKECAGEPLFLLYCAIKQQMEKGPIDAITGEARYSLSEDKLIRQQIDYKTLTLHCVCPESEGSTQVPVKVLNCDSITQAKDKLLDAVYKGIPYSQRPKAEDMDLEWRQGRMARIILQDEDVTTKIEYDWKRVNSLAHYQVTDGSLVALVPKQVSAYNMANSFTFTRSLSRYESLLRTASSPDSLRSRAPMITPDQETGTKLWHLVKNHDHVDHREGDRGSKMVSEIYLTRLLATKGTLQKFVDDLFETVFSTAHRGSALPLAIKYMFDFLDEQADQRQISDPDVRHTWKSNCLPLRFWVNVIKNPQFVFDIHKSSITDACLSVVAQTFMDSCSTSEHRLGKDSPSNKLLYAKDIPNYKSWVERYYRDIAKMASISDQDMDAYLVEQSRLHASDFNVLSALSELYFYVTKYRQEVLTALDRDASCRKHKLRQKLEQIISLVSGNS